The genomic interval CGCCGCTCATTGTGCTCATCCATGGTCTCACCGGCTGCGAGGACAGCAATTATGTGCGCCGGTCGGCCCGGCTTCATCTGATGCGCGGCCGGCGGATCCTGCGGCTCAACCTGCGCGTCGCCGGCTTCGCGCGGAAACTGGAAGTGGCCGCGATACCGGAGTCATTCCTTCCCCACGTCGGGCGTGACTTATCCAGAAGATGGCGGCGCTTCGCCACTCGGCAAGTCTGATCGAGGGACTGTCGGTGCTTGGTGCACGACGCGCCCTACGACACGTGCCAGTCTCGGGCGAAGTGGCAAGAAGGCGCGATAAACGGTTTCGAGCACGGGGAGGATGCCGGGGATCCGCGCAAGGCGCGCAGCCCAGCGCCACCGAGGGAGATGGGCCCAGAGTGCAACGAAGGCTGCAGCGC from Hyphomicrobiales bacterium carries:
- a CDS encoding DUF393 domain-containing protein, with product MDTDRDTATVYFDGACPLCRAEISHYQAQKGSELLCFVDVAQPGADLGANLEREQALARFHVRGADGALVSGAAAFVALWAHLPRWRWAARLARIPGILPVLETVYRAFLPLRPRLARVVGRVVHQAPTVPRSDLPSGEAPPSSG